A part of Ooceraea biroi isolate clonal line C1 chromosome 10, Obir_v5.4, whole genome shotgun sequence genomic DNA contains:
- the LOC105278428 gene encoding TBC1 domain family member 16 has translation MPLPNILRKASSYILGDCGQDNRRVIYQDGEALFCKNNVCVHPPTLMRQHADVVHHPGYMTITCKLNKNSNLPTLHLSWIPNSTLRKHPTALENLSPRNVTTRRDDDSTSPRSRISKTAACTDARHELENENENDTENDNGNGKLDVCLEAKEPVNCGDCERVCSGSGYSYDFLRRRDPGASGNHGSGGENAETENRPDSTGSRNERNGEPKERNLNDGDARSIDEEPRFAFRDDVSVKSRSLSLTSSCSLSISMPTDTEEMPTWMRSPELLALQHNLAFPESATASPVTLRRAHRCRRFSVDLSEMRSLRLFFADPACTSGQLVVASRESQYKILHFHHGGLDRLAATLHQWHQLLYPRLSADTEETLPYRHFMVCRPEVSRDELHPEEGQVPMITSLAWKDLLNERGQVEDDLALRKGIFFGGLEPALRKIVWPFLLHCYSYQSMYEDREQIDAIRRQEYEEIQKRRLSMNPEQAERFWRNVVCIVEKDVVRTDRGNPYYAGEGNPNIEVMKNILLNYAVYNCRLGYTQGMSDLLAPLLAELNSEIEAFWCFAGLMQRSVAVCTPTDTDMDRNLCYLRELVRIMVPDFYAHLQKHTDALELLFCHRWILLCLKREFPTEIALVMWEACWVNYLTDHFHLFLCLAIICVYADDVIAQDLRTDEMLLHFSSLAMYMDGNVILRKARGLLHHFRQLVRLPCTLAGLCRQCGPGMWDSTHDPVIECVGHEDTHCPYLNNYE, from the exons ATGCCGCTGCCGAACATTCTGAGGAAAGCGAGCAGCTACATCCTCGGCGATTGCGGCCAGGACAATCGACGCGTCATTTATCAGGACGGCGAGGCACTGTTTTGCAAGAACAACGTCTGCGTGCACCCACCGACGCTGATGCGGCAGCACGCCGACGTGGTACATCATCCCGGATACATGACTATCACGTGCAAGCTGAACAAGAACTCGAATCTACCGACCCTGCATCTGAGCTGGATACCCAACAGCACGTTGCGCAAACACCCCACCGCGTTGGAGAATCTGAGCCCCAGGAACGTGACGACGCGCCGGGACGACGATTCGACATCCCCGCGTTCTCGGATATCCAAGACGGCGGCCTGCACGGACGCGCGGCACGAGCTcgagaacgagaacgagaacgaCACCGAGAACGACAACGGGAACGGGAAACTGGACGTGTGCCTGGAGGCGAAGGAACCCGTTAATTGCGGAGACTGCGAACGCGTCTGTTCCGGTTCCGGCTACAGTTACGATTTCCTGCGCCGTCGAGATCCGGGTGCGTCTGGTAATcacggcagcggcggcgagAATGCCGAGACAGAAAATCGTCCGGATTCGACGGGGTCAAGGAACGAGAGAAATGGAGAGCCGAAGGAACGGAATCTCAACGACGGTGATGCAAGAAGCATCGACGAGGAACCGCGCTTCGCATTCCGCGATGACGTGAGCGTCAAGAGTCGCAGCTTGTCGTTGACTTCGTCCTGCAGTCTGTCAATTTCGATGCCTACGGACA CCGAAGAGATGCCGACGTGGATGAGGTCGCCGGAACTCCTAGCACTGCAGCACAACCTCGCATTCCCGGAGAGCGCGACCGCGTCGCCCGTGACGTTGCGCAGAGCGCATCGATGCCGCAGATTCTCGGTGGACCTCAGCGAGATGCGGTCCTTGAGACTGTTCTTCGCCGATCCCGCCTGCACTTCCGGCCAGTTAGTGGTGGCGAGTCGCGAGAGCCAGTACAAGATTCTGCATTTTCATCACGGCGGCTTGGACCGGCTAGCCGCCACGCTGCATCAGTGGCATCAACTGCTTTATCCACGCCTAAGCGCCGATACGGAGGAAACTCTGCCGTACAG GCACTTCATGGTGTGCAGACCGGAGGTGAGTCGGGACGAGTTGCATCCAGAGGAAGGCCAAGTGCCGATGATCACGTCGCTAGCCTGGAAGGACTTGTTGAACGAGCGGGGCCAGGTGGAGGACGACCTCGCTCTCCGCAAGGGAATATTCTTCGGCGGTTTGGAACCGGCGCTGCGAAAAATCGTCTGGCCTTTCTTGCTGCACTGCTACTCTTATCAGAGCATGTACGAGGACAGAGAGCAGATCGACGCGATCAGACGACAGGAGTACGAGGAGATACAGAAGCGAAGATTGAGCATGAACCCGGAACAGGCCGAACGATTCTGGCGTAATGTCGTGTGTATAGTGGAGAAGGACGTTGTCCGTACGGACAGAGGTAATCCGTACTACGCCGGTGAGGGTAATCCCAACATCGAAGTGATGAA GAATATCTTACTCAATTATGCGGTGTACAACTGCCGTTTGGGTTACACCCAAGGAATGTCCGATCTCTTAGCTCCGTTACTAGCCGAACTTAACTCTGAAATTGAGGCCTTCTGGTGTTTCGCGGGTCTGATGCAGAGATCAGTGGCCGTGTGCACACCTACCGACACGGATATGGACCGAAACCTGTGCTACCTTCGGGAGCTGGTGAGAATAATGGTACCCGATTTTTACGCGCATCTTCAAAAACACACGGATGCCTTAGAGCTCTTATTTTGTCATCGATGGATACTTTT ATGCCTGAAGAGAGAGTTTCCCACGGAGATAGCACTGGTCATGTGGGAAGCCTGCTGGGTCAATTACTTAACGGATCATTTCCACTTGTTCCTCTGCCTCGCTATAATATGCGTCTACGCGGACGACGTGATCGCCCAGGACCTCCGTACGGACGAGATGCTGTTGCACTTCAGCTCACTAGCCATGTACATGGATGGAAACGTCATACTCAGAAAGGCACGGGGCCTACTGCACCACTTCCGGCAGCTCGTGCGCCTACCGTGTACGTTGGCCGGGCTGTGCCGACAATGCGGCCCGGGAATGTGGGACAGCACGCACGATCCGGTGATAGAGTGCGTGGGTCACGAGGATACGCATTGTccctatttaaataattacgagTAA
- the LOC105278429 gene encoding ATP-dependent DNA helicase Q1: MSVNDTNDVIMIDDNEYQVTENDEIAAIDYELQQIETELQKLQDRKKILTQRKEKLRDDVLLKKSFSLSKKDWSNEDFGWSVELKKSLKDIFKIEKWRELQLSTINAIMSKEDVILIMPTGGGKSLCYQLPAVISKGITIVVSPLVSLMEDQLHGLRRLNVKATMLCAKADKENVKMTMNALVDKKSGLKLIYVTPEYMAKSNRFMSKLQKAYELGNLERFAIDEVHCCSQWGHDFRPDYKFLGVLKSMFPGIPILGLTATAPAKIIVDVQKMLDMSGCLVLRASFNRPNLYYEVRRKPADKETCLAMIENLLKNRFNGKSGIIYTTTIKDAEQLATDLREKGIKVGCYHAMLEADYRSEVYSKWISGKYQAVVATIAFGLGIDKPDVRFVIHHCVSKSMENFYQESGRAGRDGKKSVCLVLYRLQDVFKLSTMVFQDKVGLQNLYKGLAYCLDRTSCRRSLIATHFEETWNESDCVEMCDHCRKPNVKKENNIAQYCRQLYQIMTRAVQNETRLTALKLVDAWYGKGATSLRVSNVPVPKFSRETAEAIVGHLLVNGYLQEDFHFSAYSTISYLKRGPKSGLALDNDHKILFNYELH, translated from the exons ATGTCCGTTAACGACACGAATGACGTGATTATGATAGACGATAACGAATATCAAG TCACAGAGAACGACGAAATAGCTGCCATCGATTACGAGCTACAACAAATAGAGACTGAATTGCAGAAACTCCAGGATCGTAAGAAGATATTGACTCAGCGCAAGGAGAAATTGCGTGACGACGTCCTCTTAAAGAAAAGTTTCTCCTTGTCCAAGAAAGATTGGAGCAATGAAGACTTCGGTTGGTCCGTGGAGCTCAAAAAGTCTTTGAAGGACATCTTTAAAATAGAGAAATGGCGAGAATTACAATTATCTACAATAAACGCAATTATGTCGAAGGAGGATGTCATACTAATTATGCCGACGGGCGGTGGCAAGAGCTTATGTTACCAGTTGCCAGCCGTAATCAGTAAGGGCATAACCATAGTGGTCTCGCCACTGGTGTCCTTGATGGAGGATCAGTTGCACGGATTACGCAGGCTCAACGTGAAGGCTACGATGCTGTGCGCGAAGGCCGACAAAGAGAACGTTAAGATGACCATGAATGCCCTCGTCGACAAGAAATCCGGTCTTAAGCTGATTTACGTGACGCCAGAGTACATGGCGAAATCGAATCGTTTCATGAGCAAGCTGCAAAAGGCGTACGAGCTGGGGAACCTGGAACGCTTCGCCATCGACGAGGTTCACTGTTGCAGCCAGTGGGGTCACGATTTCCGGCCGGACTACAAGTTCCTGGGCGTGCTGAAGTCCATGTTTCCGGGCATACCGATCCTAGGACTCACCGCCACGGCTCCGGCCAAGATAATCGTGGACGTGCAGAAGATGCTGGACATGAGCGGTTGCCTGGTCCTACGCGCCTCTTTCAACAGGCCGAACTTGTATTACGAGGTGCGCCGCAAGCCGGCGGACAAGGAAACGTGCCTCGCGATGATAGAGAACCTGCTGAAGAACAGATTCAACGGCAAATCTGGCATAATCTACACGACCACGATCAAGGACGCCGAGCAGCTGGCTACAGATCTGAGAGAGAAAGGCATCAAGGTCGGATGCTATCACGCGATGCTCGAGGCGGACTACAGATCAGAGGTCTACTCCAAGTGGATATCAGGGAAATATCAGGCGGTGGTGGCGACCATTGCCTTTGGACTGGGCATCGACAAGCCAGATGTGCGATTCGTGATACACCACTGCGTCTCGAAGTCGATGGAGAACTTTTACCAGGAGAGCGGCCGTGCGGGCCGAGATGGCAAGAAATCGGTGTGCCTCGTGCTCTACAGATTGCAAGATGTGTTCAAACTGAGCACCATGGTGTTCCAAGACAAGGTCGGACTGCAAAACCTGTACAAAGGATTAGCGTACTGCCTGGATCGGACATCCTGCAGGCGAAGCTTGATAGCGACTCACTTCGAGGAAACGTGGAACGAAAGCGACTGCGTCGAGATGTGCGACCACTGCAGGAAGCCCAATGTCAAAAAGGAAAACAACATAGCGCAATATTGCAGACAGTTGTATCAGATCATGACCAGAGCCGTGCAAAACGAGACTCGGTTGACCGCGCTGAAACTAGTTGACGCCTGGTACGGTAAAGGTGCTACGTCGTTGCGGGTGTCCAACGTGCCCGTGCCGAAATTTTCGCGGGAAACCGCGGAGGCTATTGTAGGACATTTGCTGGTGAACGGTTACCTGCAGGAAGACTTCCATTTCTCCGCGTATTCTACGATATCGTATCTCAAACGTGGACCCAAGTCGGGACTAGCTCTCGACAATGATCACAAGATACTCTTCAACTACGAGTTACACTAA
- the LOC105278422 gene encoding uncharacterized protein LOC105278422: MTVSDPLIKELKGWTRKLVEHTKEITDENEDLCHFCKCLENCLQKGLLPCVDSVGYFKVPNAWHWLKYVAEKNYSSCNTFSLVAEQAQQNAKIHTSTGRLRFLIRMCLVRKCLHMPVEILTRLSTLATEFYDMKSILGDDILRQILLSVLLQCSKLNFKLNLRNASFLDDTWLMPRCVALELVPCKSLGISVCFTNEKALIVNVDERSVAAEDSKVETGDVLDEINENVINGDSKGKLRKIMRKASGQPIMLHIIKGRIEQSRELYEPIVSLIKNSGIENMKSLIQTPQSDQVKAKKDQKISKSEKKTLSTGFFVQYCGSVHVGMEGDVKQIEKAIWRLLKSGEARQVPVRFECLEIGIKVTRESDDETICKQSYMKISSCGRTANIPDYFAFIAGETNCNVARNFEAYIFYHRNDNEVQYILQSLGQGFQRTHFAV; encoded by the exons ATGACGGTCTCGGATCCACTAATCAAGGAGCTAAAAG GGTGGACTCGAAAGCTGGTGGAGCACACCAAGGAGATCACTGACGAAAACGAGGATCTGTGTCACTTTTGCAAATGCTTGGAGAATTGCTTGCAAAAGGGACTGTTGCCTTGCGTCGACAGTGTTGGATACTTTAAGGTACCCAATGCCTGGCACTGGTTGAAGTATGTCGCTGAGAAGAATTATag CTCCTGCAACACGTTCTCTTTGGTGGCGGAGCAGGCACAGCAGAATGCAAAGATACACACATCAACCGGACGACTTCGTTTCCTGATAAGGATGTGCCTAGTACGAAAATGCCTTCACATGCCAGTAGAAATATTG ACCAGACTATCGACTTTAGCTACCGAGTTTTACGACATGAAGAGCATTTTGGGCGATGACATTCTACGGCAGATATTGCTGTCTGTGCTACTGCAGTGCAGCAAGTTGAACTTCAAGCTGAATCTGAGAAACGCGAGCTTTTTGGACGACACCTGGCTGATGCCGAGATGCGTGGCCCTGGAACTGGTACCGTGCAAGAGCTTGGGCATCTCCGTATG TTTTACCAACGAGAAGGCGTTAATCGTCAACGTCGACGAGAGATCAGTGGCTGCCGAAGAT AGCAAAGTCGAGACCGGAGATGTGCTGGACGAGATAAACGAGAACGTAATAAACGGCGATAGCAAGGGAAAACTACGTAAGATCATGCGGAAGGCTAGTGGACAACCGATAATGTTGCATATCATTAAG GGTCGTATCGAACAATCTCGCGAGCTGTACGAACCGATAGTGAGTCTCATCAAGAATTCCGGTATCGAAAACATGAAGTCCTTGATACAGACACCGCAATCAGATCAAGTAAAAGCTAAGAAGGATCAGAAGATCTCGAAGTCGGAGAAGAAAACGCTGAGCACTGGATTCTTCGTGCAGTACTGCGGTTCCGTGCACGTCGGCATGGAGGGTGATGTCAAGCAAATTGAGAAAGCTATCTGGCGTTTGCTCAAATCGGGGGAAGCGAGACAAGTGCCTGTACGATTTGAATGCCTGGAAATCGGGATTAAAGTAACTCGAGAGTCGGACGATGAG acaaTATGCAAGCAAAGTTACATGAAGATTTCGTCGTGTGGACGCACTGCCAATATCCCGGATTATTTTGCGTTCATTGCGGG aGAAACGAATTGTAATGTGGCAAGAAACTTTGAGGCATATATCTTTTACCATCGGAACGATAACGAAGTCCAATATATACTGCAAAGTTTAGGACAAGGATTTCAGCGTACCCACTTTGCAGTCTAA
- the LOC105278423 gene encoding galactokinase, giving the protein MAAPVSDVGSIKARALRMFGEKFGEQADVCVYAPGRVNLIGEHTDYNEGFVLPMALPMVTVIAGKSHSGRKITIISSSDAIGGTNEFEFEAGSRADIKPGEPKWANYIKGCIANFICDVPAFNAVIVSTVPAGAGLSSSAALEVATYTFLEALSGKKPEKPEQKALACQKAEHDFAGVPCGIMDQFISVMGKEGCALLLDCRDLTTKQISMLHIDDYVFLITNSNAPHKLSSSAYCERRDCCYEAAKMLGKKSLRDANVNDIQTLISRNVPDRTVRRARHVVTEIQRTRDAAVALEEGDFQRFGRLMNESHDSLRDDYEVSSKELDSLVSAAREVDGTLGSRLTGAGFGGCTVTLLRKNAVDKAIQHMRAKYSGTPTFYIATPSDGAREIGVN; this is encoded by the exons ATGGCCGCACCGGTCTCGGACGTCGGCAGCATCAAGGCGAGGGCGTTACGGATGTTCGGCGAAAAATTCGGCGAGCAGGCCGATGTGTGCGTCTACGCACCGGGACGCGTCAACCTCATCGGCGAGCACACTGATTACAACGAGGGTTTCGTGCTGCCGATG GCATTACCAATGGTCACTGTGATAGCTGGAAAGTCTCACAGTGGCCGAAAGATCACAATCATTTCCTCGAGCGATGCGATCGGCGGTACAAACGAGTTCGAGTTCGAGGCGGGAAGTCGAGCCGACATAAAACCAGGCGAACCAAAGTGGGCAAACTATATAAAAGGATGCATCgccaattttattt GTGACGTTCCTGCGTTCAATGCCGTGATCGTGTCGACCGTACCGGCAGGTGCCGGTCTTAGCAGTTCGGCCGCCCTGGAAGTAGCGACTTACACCTTCCTCGAGGCGTTGAGTGGGAAAAAACCAGAGAAACCGGAACAAAAA GCTTTAGCGTGTCAAAAAGCGGAGCACGATTTCGCTGGGGTGCCCTGCGGCATAATGGATCAGTTTATCTCAGTCATGGGTAAAGAGGGCTGCGCCCTGCTGCTGGACTGTCGAGATCTTACCACAAAACAGATATCCATGTTGCACATAGATGACTACGTGTTCCTAATAACGAATTCAAACGCGCCGCATAAGCTGAGCTCGAGCGCCTATTGCGAGCGCAGAGACTGTTGCTACGAGGCCGCGAAAATGCTGGGCAAGAAGAGCCTGAGAGACGCGAATGTGAACGATATTCAAA CACTGATATCGCGAAACGTACCTGATCGTACAGTGAGGAGAGCCCGTCACGTAGTCACGGAGATTCAACGTACTCGGGACGCTGCGGTAGCGCTTGAAGAGGGCGATTTCCAGCGATTTGGCCGATTGATGAACGAAAGTCACGACTCACTGCGTGACGATTATGAAGTCTCGTCCAAGGAGCTCGATTCCCTGGTCTCGGCGGCCAGAGAGGTCGACGGCACGTTAGGAAGTCGTCTGACGGGCGCCGGCTTCGGCGGCTGCACCGTCACCTTGCTGAGGAAGAACGCGGTCGACAAGGCGATCCAGCATATGCGGGCGAA GTACTCCGGTACACCCACCTTCTACATAGCGACACCGAGCGACGGTGCAAGGGAAATCGGCGTGAACTAA
- the LOC105278424 gene encoding sodium-independent sulfate anion transporter: MSKYNVKEEYDMENRREVRLTGFSSNALDDVLRSNNNEPNAPNSNSSGTIIGAHAITKDAKIVNLDVPQNSDKNVLCTSGRRWLHRRIRNSCRKKLLFKRIPILAWLPNYRKEYVVSDLVAGITVGLTVIPQAIAYANVAGLPLQYGLYSSFMACFVYTIFGSWKDVPVGPTAIAAILTRETLQKAHLGPDFAILLCFISGCVSLLMGILQLGFLLDFISGPVSVGFTSAAAIIIATSQVKDILGLKVAATEFVQVWRSIFEHIGETRRWDTALGIACIIVLLLLRKIKDIPVAKNTKEPTQIQQAITKLLWLISTARNIIIVIVCAVMCWLLEEHLGESPVILTGHVKQGLPEFRLPPFEAQVGNETYTFVDMISALGTGCLVVPMLSLLETISIAKVFSEGKSIDATQEMLALGLCNVVSSFVSSMPVSGGLSRGAVNHSSGVKTTLGGVYTGLLVLISLQFLTPYLYYIPKAALAAVIIAAVVFMVEFQVVKPMWRSKKIDLIPAVVTFLCCLFIRLELGIVIGIGINLLFLLYATARPTLRVHKATSISGYEYLVITPDRSLVFPSVEYVRAVISKQGLREGTAVPVVIDSTHIQAADFTAAKGIKTLIEDFTKRGQPLIFHNLKPSVIEIFKGVKPSGLMCSSSELELNDCLKEYTNISAESLNRY; encoded by the exons ATGTCCAAGTACAACGTCAAGGAGGAGTACGACATGGAGAACCGCAGGGAAGTCAGGCTGACCGGCTTCAGCAGTAACGCGCTCGACGATGTTCTTCGCAGCAACAACAATGAGCCGAATGCCCCGAATTCTAATTCCAGCGGCACGATCATCGGCGCCCACGCTATTACCAAAGACGCGAAAATCGTCAACCTCGACG TACCGCAAAATTCCGATAAGAATGTCTTGTGCACCTCCGGAAGAAGATGGCTGCATCGACGAATTCGGAACTCGTGCAGGAAAAAGCTGTTATTCAAAAGGATACCTATCCTAGCGTGGCTGCCGAATTATCGAAAGGAGTACGTGGTGAGCGATCTGGTGGCGGGTATCACCGTAGGCCTCACTGTCATACCACAAGCCATAGCTTATGCTAACGTCGCGGGGCTACCGTTACAG TATGGGCTCTACTCATCTTTTATGGCCTGTTTTGTGTACACGATTTTCGGCTCCTGGAAGGATGTACCTGTCGGGCCAACCGCTATTGCCGCTATTCTTACGAGGGAGACTTTACAAAAGGCCCATCTGGGACCTGATTTCGCTATATTGCTCTGCTTCATCTCCGGTTGTGTTTCCTTATTAATGGGCATTTTACAATTAG GATTCTTGTTGGATTTTATATCTGGACCTGTGTCCGTGGGATTCACGTCGGCAGCGGCGATTATCATCGCTACCAGCCAGGTGAAAGATATTCTTGGGCTCAAAGTTGCCGCCACCGAGTTTGTGCAAGTCTGGCGGAGTATCTTTGAGCATATCGGTGAGACGAGGCGTTGGGACACCGCTCTGGGAATCGCGTGCATAATCGTTCTCCTGCTTCTTCGA aaaataaaggacataccAGTGGCAAAGAACACCAAAGAACCGACGCAAATTCAACAAGCCATCACGAAATTGCTCTGGCTGATCTCCACGGCCAGAAACATTATCATAGTGATCGTCTGCGCGGTAATGTGCTGGCTCCTCGAAGAGCACTTGGGAGAATCGCCCGTTATTTTAACGGGTCACGTGAAGCAAGGACTACCGGAATTCCGCCTGCCACCCTTCGAAGCCCAGGTCGGCAACGAAACCTACACTTTCGTCGACATGATCTCTGCCTTGGGCACTGGCTGTCTGGTCGTTCCTATGCTGAGTCTGCTGGAAACCATCTCCATCGCTAAAGTGTTCT CTGAAGGCAAGTCGATAGACGCGACTCAAGAGATGCTGGCGCTGGGCCTGTGCAACGTGGTATCGTCGTTTGTATCATCGATGCCAGTGAGCGGTGGCCTCAGTCGCGGTGCGGTCAACCACTCATCCGGGGTGAAAACGACTCTTGGTGGAGTCTACACTGGATTGTTAGTGCTAATATCATTGCAGTTCCTCACACCTTATTTATACTATATTCCCAAGGCGGCGCTGGCCGCCGTCATCATCGCCGCGGTCGTTTTTATGGTGGAGTTCCAAGTGGTGAAACCTATGTGGCGAAGTAAAA AAATTGATCTCATACCGGCCGTGGTCACGTTCCTCTGCTGTCTTTTCATACGACTCGAGCTGGGCATAGTGATCGGGATTGGTATAAATCTCTTGTTCCTACTTTATGCCACGGCCAGACCGACGTTACGGGTCCATAAAGCTACG aGTATTAGTGGCTACGAGTATCTTGTCATAACTCCGGATCGAAGCCTGGTGTTTCCGAGCGTCGAATACGTGCGAGCCGTTATTAGCAAGCAAGGATTGCGAGAGGGAACTGCCGTGCCCGTCGTGATCGATTCAACGCATATCCAAGCAGCCGATTTCACCGCTGCAAAG gGTATCAAAACGCTGATAGAGGATTTTACTAAACGGGGTCAGCCCTTAATCTTCCACAACTTGAAGCCGAGCGTTATCGAGATCTTCAAAGGTGTGAAGCCGTCCGGGCTTATGTGCAGTTCTAGCGAACTCGAGCTCAACGACTGCCTTAAAG aatACACGAACATATCGGCCGAGAGTCTCAATCGATATTGA